Proteins encoded in a region of the Fundulus heteroclitus isolate FHET01 chromosome 2, MU-UCD_Fhet_4.1, whole genome shotgun sequence genome:
- the LOC105919645 gene encoding myb-related transcription factor, partner of profilin isoform X1: MESVGEESGRKRKRKFEAIELKVLVEEANTHIGELRQKQLCLSRRNAIWDSICAKVNAVGKTKRSADEVKRRWQDFRRRTREELSRKKSLAQKQRSQKGSPDFPETLCEGQVLGIEGYDFLQSNTINQESLSDVQQAPPHSSDLLTSVKVPEEPRRSPVTDDIYQELLYQQIHQTDALETIAQEVRAVSSVARAVRGQTRAILAHTRQLVGALSGLTMAINALAAAGRSSGDSGPSTVPPENEEEGGEDAGGHQSGLRKRKAPNKNSDL, from the exons ATGGAGAGTGTCGGAGAGGAGAGCGGCcgtaaaagaaaaaggaagtttGAAGCCATTGAGTTGAAAGTCCTGGTGGAGgaagcaaacacacacattggTGAACTCAGGCAGAAACAGCTGTGCCTTAGTAGAAGAAACGCGATTTGGGATTCCATCTGCGCAAAGGTGAACGCCGTGGGCAAAACCAAGAGATCTGCCGATGAAGTGAAAAGAAGATGGCAGGATTTCCGTAGAAGAACCAGGGAAGAACTTTCCCGCAAAAAATCTTTGGCGCAGAAGCAACGTTCACAAAAAGGGAGCCCCGACTTTCCAGAAACGCTCTGTGAAGGGCAGGTTCTTGGAATCGAGGGATATGACTTCCTCCAATCAAACACAATAAACCAAG AATCTTTATCAGATGTCCAACAGGCTCCGCCGCACTCCTCTGATCTGCTTACGTCAGTGAAGGTTCCAGAAGAGCCCCGAAGGAGTCCCGTCACTGATGACATTTATCAGGAGCTGCTGTATCAACAAATACATCAGACAGATGCGCTAGAGACCATTGCACAGGAGGTCAGAGCAGTATCCAGTGTTGCACGCGCTGTCCGCGGGCAAACCCGGGCCATCTTAGCGCACACCAGGCAGCTGGTCGGTGCTTTGTCTGGACTGACGATGGCCATCAATGCTCTGGCAGCAGCCGGGAGGTCATCCGGGGACAGCGGTCCTTCAACTGTGCCGCCAGAAAACgaagaggaaggaggagaggacGCAGGTGGACACCAGAGCGGCCTGCGAAAACGCAAAGCCCCAAATAAGAACAGTGATTTGTAG
- the LOC105919645 gene encoding myb-related transcription factor, partner of profilin isoform X2 codes for MESVGEESGRKRKRKFEAIELKVLVEEANTHIGELRQKQLCLSRRNAIWDSICAKVNAVGKTKRSADEVKRRWQDFRRRTREELSRKKSLAQKQRSQKGSPDFPETLCEGQVLGIEGYDFLQSNTINQDVQQAPPHSSDLLTSVKVPEEPRRSPVTDDIYQELLYQQIHQTDALETIAQEVRAVSSVARAVRGQTRAILAHTRQLVGALSGLTMAINALAAAGRSSGDSGPSTVPPENEEEGGEDAGGHQSGLRKRKAPNKNSDL; via the exons ATGGAGAGTGTCGGAGAGGAGAGCGGCcgtaaaagaaaaaggaagtttGAAGCCATTGAGTTGAAAGTCCTGGTGGAGgaagcaaacacacacattggTGAACTCAGGCAGAAACAGCTGTGCCTTAGTAGAAGAAACGCGATTTGGGATTCCATCTGCGCAAAGGTGAACGCCGTGGGCAAAACCAAGAGATCTGCCGATGAAGTGAAAAGAAGATGGCAGGATTTCCGTAGAAGAACCAGGGAAGAACTTTCCCGCAAAAAATCTTTGGCGCAGAAGCAACGTTCACAAAAAGGGAGCCCCGACTTTCCAGAAACGCTCTGTGAAGGGCAGGTTCTTGGAATCGAGGGATATGACTTCCTCCAATCAAACACAATAAACCAAG ATGTCCAACAGGCTCCGCCGCACTCCTCTGATCTGCTTACGTCAGTGAAGGTTCCAGAAGAGCCCCGAAGGAGTCCCGTCACTGATGACATTTATCAGGAGCTGCTGTATCAACAAATACATCAGACAGATGCGCTAGAGACCATTGCACAGGAGGTCAGAGCAGTATCCAGTGTTGCACGCGCTGTCCGCGGGCAAACCCGGGCCATCTTAGCGCACACCAGGCAGCTGGTCGGTGCTTTGTCTGGACTGACGATGGCCATCAATGCTCTGGCAGCAGCCGGGAGGTCATCCGGGGACAGCGGTCCTTCAACTGTGCCGCCAGAAAACgaagaggaaggaggagaggacGCAGGTGGACACCAGAGCGGCCTGCGAAAACGCAAAGCCCCAAATAAGAACAGTGATTTGTAG